The window GTTGGCCCATTAAGCTTAGAATATTTGTGCTTGCTTTTGGGACCTTCTCCTCCTATCAACGTGTCTACAAATTATTGATCATTTTTCTTTTCtacattaaatatttaatttcagaAAAAGAATATAACTGACAAAAAGTAAATGAAGTTTTtacttaaaacaaaacaaaatttctTTTATCCTTTTAGTATAATTATAACAATTCTTAAATGTAAAGGTCATAATGGTTTATTTATCTCTCTTTTGTAATTCAAAAGGTCAAATGATCTTTTTATGTATCTTTCTATTGATAACATACAATATATGTTAATTTTCGTTATCATAATTATCTTTAATTATTAACCTAATCATCTATTTAGTAATAATTTATACTTCTAATTAATGCATTTATAAAGATTAAcgaatttatatataaaagaataaaatattattttactaAAAAAATGATTTACTTATACGTTATACCAGTTTTGCtgtattaaaatataaaagtaaaaaGCACTCAAAAAAACAGAAAAGCTAGGCTAAGGTATGATCTGTATTTGCCGTTAGTTGACGTCACAATGTCTCACCAACATAAAGCAgcctttgactttttgactttttccGTTTAAATTACTTAACACCCCTACAACGTGCCTCATTATAACGGTAACTTCGTACTTCGCCAATTTTCTTTTCTCAAGGGTGCACTGTAAGACACTACACCCTCAATCCAACGGCTGAAAGTAAAACCTCTGTGACACGTGTACGTCACTAGTGCTGTTGATTTGGTGGACGACAACTAAGACTGCTGGCATTACTTAAAAAACCGCAGTATATAAACCCTCCTTCTCTGTTCTATTCTCATCGTCTAATCACTGATTCActgtctctctctatctctctctatctctcaggAATTACAGAAGCTTTCTACAACGACAACAATGGCATACTCGAGCTGTCTGATGGTGTTGCTGGTTGCATTGATCGCTGGATCTGCTTTCGCTCAGTCACCTACGGCTGCGCCAACGGTTTCGCCAACGGCTTCGCCCACCGCCGCACCTCCTTCACCTGTCTCCGCTGTTCCTACTGCCTCACCGACTGAAGCTCCATTGGCTTCTCCACCTGCTCCTCCTACTTCTctagctccatcttctccaaccGCTTTTCCTCCTTCGATCTCATCGACTCCCACCGGTTCACCTACCTCTACTCCTAACTCCGCTAGCTTGAACAGAGTCGCCGCCGCCGGATCCGTTGCCGTGGTTGTCTTAGCCGCTGCTTTCGTTCTGTAGAGATAGATCTAGTGGCGTTCATGATTTTCACATTGAGTGAGGGTTTCTGAATATCGATTCGTATGATATTCCAGTTCATTGTTACTATTATTTATTTAGTAGTTGATTTTAGTAATTTGTTGTATGTCGATCTCGGATTCACGATCTAGTACTCGATTTGTTGTTGTTATCATTATCATTTTATATACCGATTTGTTCATGAGTTCATCCGTAGAGATTTTGCCTTTTTATGTCTACTTTTGTTCCCTGTGTGTGTGTCATCAATGAAGCTTTTTTGAAAACCTGCAACAGAGATCGTAGTGGACATGTGCTGACCGTGAAAAGTCTGGTGCTGACCGCTGACCGTGATTCAAGGTATGGGCCATGTGACTCTACATGTTTACTTACACTTTTTTCTGTTAGAAACAAATTCACTCACAGAAAGTGCACAAGTTATTATGTTGACAAGTAGTCGAAAACCTTCAATTACATCATTTATTAATATCATTCCATAAATTGTTATGGTTAGTAGAATTGGGTGGTAATTACACATTTGGTCAAAGAGGAAGGACCAAAGTGTAATAACTATTTAGGGGAATAAATTAAGGAAAATGTGTTCATTTGGTGCTTTTATTTTGAACAAAAAACCCCCCCTAAAATGTAGCTTCATATTGACGTTTTAAGCATAAAGGTGGTATACAAATTCTACTCAGGTTGTAGAGAATAAGAAAGAGCATGTGTGAGTGtgaggaaaaagaaaaagaaaaagcatATATAGCTTCAAACCAACTCATTCTTCCAAATTCTTTCCTATTTTCTCTACCACCTTCCACCATCTTCATATTCACTTCAATCTTCATTCATTCCTCCATCTTCTCATATATCCAGTTGTTCATTCTTGATCTTCAAATCAATGGCGGAAACAGACCTGTACAAAACCATGATCAACAACCCACAACTCCCTCAAAACCCAAACAAATTCTACACCCATTTCTTCTACAAAGCCGTATTCGTATCCATCTTCCTCTTGCTTCTTCCCTTATTCCCTTCTGAAGCCCCTGATTTCATCAATCACACAATAAACACCAGAAGTTGGGAGCTTCTGCAACTTCTATTCGTCGGGATTGCTGTCTCTTATGGACTTTTCAGCAAACGAAACgatgaacaacaacaacaacaacaacaacaacaacccaatAAGTCCGATAACGCTCAGTCGTATGTGGCCAGATTGCTTCAAGTCTCATCGGTTTTTGATGATGATTCTGAAACCCCATCGGAGCCCAatcatagtaataataataaggttCAGACATGGAATTCTCAGTATTATAGAGGCGAACCTATCGTAGTTGTAGCGAAAGAGACCTCTCAACAAGCGGCGGATTCATCAGCAACAGTTGAAAAGCCTCTGCTTCTACCTGTTCGTAGTTTGAAAAATGGAGTTTCTGAATCTTCTTCCATGATCGATTTTAAGGTCGGGAGATCTAACTCGAGGCGATTTAATAGAAATTTGAGCAAATTAAGCGGAGTGAGTCCGGAATCGGAGGAGGAGAATATCGTTCTACAGTCGCCGATTCCATGGAGATCGAGATCAGGGAGGATGGAAATCAAAGAGGAATTTACTCAAACGCCTGAAATTATTAATCATTCTTCAGATCCTCCATCTCTCTCATTGTCGTCTGAAATCCAATCAAAATCGCTCCAAGATGTTGGCCGGAAAAAAATCCCCACCACCAAGTCATCATCTTTCTCACCAATTCCTCCTCCGCCTCCGCCACCCCCACCTCCACCGTATCACCGACGGATGAACTTAACCAACACCCAAAACAGAACCGATACGTATTCACGTAAGGAGTTTAGAAGAAATGCGAGAAGCTTCCCGAATAAATTCTCAGAGGATATCCCAATGGCAGCTAAAtcaaattcatttagaacacCACGACAACAAACTGAATTCGATGAATATTTATTACATGATAGTGAAATCGAAAGGTTTTTAGAAAGAAGAGGGAGTCAGAAAAAGAAATTCATGGCGGATGATGAGGAGAAGAAAGAATTCATGGAAGCCGAGAAAGATGTAGAAGAAGAGGAAAGCGATGAGGATGAGCTTCAAGAACTTGCTTCAAAAAATGGAGAAATAGTGGGGAATGATCATGATCATCATGATCATGATCATGATCATGGTCCAGATGTGGATAAAAAAGCTGATGAATTCATAGCGAAATTCAGAGAGCAAATTAGACTACAGAGAATAGCTTCAATTAGAAGATCAACTACCCAAACAACACCTAAAATTGGAGGAAGGTAATAACTAataactaataaataatcaattttcAGTTTGAAGATGTGTAACTCTTTCTTTTCTTGATACttcatgttttattttcaaattttcattgtACCCTACATActtgttagttttttcttttataattcaaaaaaaaaaaaaactatatcatTATTAATTAATTGATGAGGAGATGATAAATAAAGATAAAGAACACCGTTTTTATCTTATCCATCTCATGTTGATGTCATAAGACACATTTTCTAGCACATCACCATGTTCTTGTTtctctataataataataataatacttttcaACAAAGAAATAATCGGGTCTTAAACAATATAGAGGCTTGATATTTAATTGATTATTAAAATGGGATTTGTACAAAAAGAATAAATGCATCACCTCCTAAAGATGTAAAGGATTGATATGAAGAGTGTAGAGTAGAGAGAGGAGGAGACAAGTGAAGAAAAGTATACCGATTACCCTACCAAGGTAGTTTACTATCCACgttcttcctttttttttttttatttaaattaatttatattattttctttgtgtttttttttctaatacaAAAATAAAAGCTAGCGTAGGCATCCCAAAAGAGGAATCATCAGTCATCACCACCACATCCAAGCAACCTAACATATTTGCTCCCCATTCAATTTATACCTCCTCCTACTTTTTAGTTTTCATTCAACCATCAAAATGGACTAAATAATGATCTAATTCATCAAATCATCTTTAAATTCCGTAGTAAAAGTAGTTTACAAGGTGTTATTGAAATAAAAGTTGAATATGAACTTAAATAGTTAGTCAAATGCATCAAAGCTTTATATCCAACTTTAGTGTATATGGCGTTTGACGTAGTGTTTGGTTCAAGGAAAATGGTGGAAAGGAATATGAATCTCGATCCATTTGATCAAATTTCGAAGCTATTTGGATGATTTGTCATCCATTACCAATATGAACGAATAACTCCAATTCGTTTTTGGAAAAAATGGAACTATCTATCAATTACTATTTTTATCGGCATCATTATCTTATAACTATAGtacttataataatagttattatcgtatttgtttctattttatgttatgtacttataataatagttattagaaatTAAGTAAGTAGAGTAGCATGTTAATTTTttaagctttatatatatatatatatatatatatatatatatatatatatatatatatatatatatatatatatatatatatatatatatatatatatatatatatatatatatatatatatatatatatatatatatatatatatatggaaaagttcaatagagaaccataattatgggttcttcaaggaaccaaattttatttttaatttctagagcttattctttatcgaaaaaaaaagtctaaaaatatcttaattaatatattaacattgtgaacgtgaaaaatatttttcgaattcaccgtgtgaatccggattcacgttgtaaattttcgaagattcacattgtgaatttgacgtaaaaaaaaatcgaattttatatcattgaaaaaaggataaaaatttatgaatttctgtatttttagtttttttttttgataaaaaataagttctaaaagttgaaaaaaagattggttccttgattaattatggttctctattgaacctcaccctatatatatatataagaatgttCATAACTTTGTACATAAGAAATAAATTTTTTGAGTGTATTGTAACAATTGGTACATTTTCAAGAAGTATGTTGATTGACAATATTGTTTACGGAAATACAGTATTATGGTGAAAAGTACATTGAAGTGTCTAACGCAATGCGGAGAGGAGACGACTATTAGTTTTATTTCAATGATAATGTTTGGGTGGCAATTAATTTCTTTAAGCTAacatcaatattatttaagtgtaatagaattaaatttgttgaccaaaagtgatcttgttgaatattgaacaagttaggatggtgtaggagtgcacacttgttcaagtttttcaagattcaaagtacattgttatttaggGGTGAAACCCCTAAACGAacggggtccgggggcagcgccacTGGGAGCGGGGTCTTATTTTTAGAAAGTTGACCATTTTTCCCTGAGATCCGTTTAATGACAGGTTTAGTAGTTTTTTATGCCAGTTTGTAACTGTCTAATGACAATTTTCAGACAGAAATCATATTAGCCGTTTTGGCCATTTTTCTGGTAGATCTTTCGAAGAACATTTCACATACATTCTCTGATTTCGTATCTCTGAATTTCATCCAATTGAGTGTTCGATCTGTACCATCGAAATACTTCAATTTGATAGTGATTCACGACTTTCAGAGAATCCAAGCAATCTGTTCATCTCTTTTTTTCTAACAAAAATGAAACAATTTTTTAGAAGAAAATGTGTCTCGAAAGTATTTCACAACTAAACAATTCTTTTCCTTTCATGTGGTTAAAAACATTATATACATTAACATTTACCAAAAAGATAGTTACACATGGTCTAcaatgttttatttctttttgatCCCTATAGTTTCAAATAGACAGAAATTATTCCTATGTGAGAAAAACTAAAGAAAtagtccttttttttttttctctctaaaTAAAAATCGATTTTGGACCGTAACAGCCTGATCcagattatttttttttttcattattggccccctttttttaaaatttcctgaATTTTGCCAaactacattttttttaattctacAACATTTTAATTTTGTTACAACTATGTTTTTTAAATTGAAGTTTTTTTTATAGAATTactatttttatatatttgtttttataaatatttttcttttaaaatcttttgacttgttttatatttt of the Lactuca sativa cultivar Salinas chromosome 6, Lsat_Salinas_v11, whole genome shotgun sequence genome contains:
- the LOC111908934 gene encoding classical arabinogalactan protein 5, with the translated sequence MAYSSCLMVLLVALIAGSAFAQSPTAAPTVSPTASPTAAPPSPVSAVPTASPTEAPLASPPAPPTSLAPSSPTAFPPSISSTPTGSPTSTPNSASLNRVAAAGSVAVVVLAAAFVL
- the LOC111908933 gene encoding uncharacterized protein LOC111908933 translates to MAETDLYKTMINNPQLPQNPNKFYTHFFYKAVFVSIFLLLLPLFPSEAPDFINHTINTRSWELLQLLFVGIAVSYGLFSKRNDEQQQQQQQQQPNKSDNAQSYVARLLQVSSVFDDDSETPSEPNHSNNNKVQTWNSQYYRGEPIVVVAKETSQQAADSSATVEKPLLLPVRSLKNGVSESSSMIDFKVGRSNSRRFNRNLSKLSGVSPESEEENIVLQSPIPWRSRSGRMEIKEEFTQTPEIINHSSDPPSLSLSSEIQSKSLQDVGRKKIPTTKSSSFSPIPPPPPPPPPPPYHRRMNLTNTQNRTDTYSRKEFRRNARSFPNKFSEDIPMAAKSNSFRTPRQQTEFDEYLLHDSEIERFLERRGSQKKKFMADDEEKKEFMEAEKDVEEEESDEDELQELASKNGEIVGNDHDHHDHDHDHGPDVDKKADEFIAKFREQIRLQRIASIRRSTTQTTPKIGGR